The Mesorhizobium loti genome includes a region encoding these proteins:
- a CDS encoding sugar-binding transcriptional regulator, with product MYFVEQMTQNEIADVLGVGRVTIVRMLADARARNEVKISIESELSEIVRLERALEKTFGLQQALVAPLSTPDADPIPAISAKTGSFLADTMKSGMRVGVGWGQTLFSSLPFISAKSLTDFKVISLLGGVGVVRRYNPAEFAWRFAQIFQGDGYLIPTPAVVDSVETKIALVERCGLQEVFEMANVLDAVLLSVGGIASATTFSRGGFLKEADREALLARGAVGDLLFHFFDRNGDLVDHPVNSHVMSVDVDRLRAAPIRILTSGGAEKTEALLGAMTLIAPTILITDEESARRMLEAVSGS from the coding sequence ATGTATTTCGTCGAGCAGATGACGCAGAACGAGATCGCCGATGTGCTCGGCGTCGGCCGCGTCACCATCGTGCGCATGCTGGCGGACGCCCGTGCGCGCAACGAGGTGAAGATCAGCATCGAGAGCGAATTGTCGGAAATCGTGCGGCTGGAGCGCGCACTGGAAAAGACCTTCGGGCTGCAGCAGGCGCTGGTGGCGCCGCTTTCCACGCCCGATGCCGACCCGATACCGGCGATCAGCGCCAAGACCGGCAGTTTCCTCGCCGACACGATGAAGTCCGGCATGCGTGTCGGCGTCGGCTGGGGTCAGACGCTGTTCTCGAGCCTGCCCTTCATCAGCGCCAAGTCGCTCACCGACTTCAAGGTCATTTCGCTGCTTGGCGGTGTTGGCGTCGTGCGCCGCTACAACCCGGCCGAGTTCGCCTGGCGCTTCGCCCAAATCTTCCAGGGCGACGGTTATCTGATCCCGACGCCGGCCGTCGTCGACAGCGTCGAGACCAAGATCGCGCTGGTCGAGCGCTGCGGCCTGCAGGAGGTTTTCGAGATGGCCAACGTGCTCGATGCAGTTCTGCTGAGCGTCGGCGGCATTGCCTCGGCCACCACCTTCTCTCGCGGCGGCTTTCTCAAGGAAGCGGATCGCGAGGCCCTGCTTGCGCGTGGCGCCGTTGGCGACCTTCTGTTCCATTTCTTCGACCGCAATGGCGATCTGGTCGACCATCCCGTCAACAGCCACGTGATGTCGGTGGATGTCGACCGTTTGCGCGCGGCGCCGATCCGCATCCTCACCTCCGGCGGTGCGGAGAAGACCGAGGCGCTGCTCGGCGCCATGACCCTCATCGCCCCGACCATCCTGATCACCGACGAGGAAAGCGCGCGGCGCATGCTGGAAGCGGTCAGCGGAAGCTGA
- a CDS encoding PTS cellobiose transporter subunit IIB codes for MTVLLRTRVTAIGPEVADLAEGGVVILFADGSPPELAEVSVLHKTEQGPSDGAPAKGASITLGPVAAVITAVGSSAWSKVLEMGHVVISFNGATEAERPGEICASQVDPQALVAALKTGAIITIAA; via the coding sequence ATGACGGTTCTGCTGAGAACACGGGTCACTGCCATCGGACCCGAAGTGGCGGACCTTGCCGAAGGGGGCGTGGTCATCCTGTTCGCGGATGGCTCGCCACCGGAGCTTGCCGAGGTTTCGGTGCTCCACAAGACGGAGCAGGGACCAAGTGACGGAGCGCCCGCCAAGGGCGCTTCGATCACCCTCGGCCCGGTTGCCGCAGTTATAACGGCGGTCGGTTCCAGCGCCTGGAGCAAGGTGCTCGAAATGGGCCATGTCGTCATCTCGTTCAACGGCGCCACCGAGGCCGAGAGGCCGGGCGAAATCTGTGCATCGCAAGTCGATCCGCAAGCGCTCGTGGCCGCCCTGAAGACCGGCGCGATCATCACCATCGCCGCCTGA
- a CDS encoding carbohydrate kinase — MKVAVLDFGKTNSKLFVFGQDGRIIDERRTQPKWVRQGGFSVLDETALHDWALSAVADAVDSHGVEGLMVSGHGCTFALIDEAALTHPILDYEQEPPAEIAARIDRRIPDFAETFSPRLPLGFNYGRHMLWLQEVDPDTFAASKSILGYPQYWSWRLGGRAVSEVSYLGCHSHLWAPRKRDFSSLVDAQGWRDRMPSFERAGAVTGQHYLGGTARPVAIHNGVHDSNAALHAYRRQELGPVTVVSTGTWVIVLNPDCPLDVLDRDRDMLVNVDVDGGPVPTIRFMGGREFATISAGWQGEIGLSSIQRVIDAGIMALPSFAPGGPMSGHSGRLVGRTPDAEERAAVALLYVALMVDLCLDLIHSNNTVIVDGGLNTGGLLAGLLAELRPGQAFLQGATLEGSATGAAALAFESVGREFAAEVPEPVRASRFTGLAGYRSDWRAFAVDRGIAGAAVGGAR; from the coding sequence GTGAAGGTGGCGGTCCTCGATTTCGGCAAGACCAATTCGAAGCTGTTCGTCTTCGGTCAGGACGGGCGCATCATCGACGAGCGTCGCACGCAGCCGAAATGGGTGCGCCAGGGCGGCTTCAGCGTGCTCGACGAGACAGCGCTCCACGATTGGGCACTCAGTGCCGTCGCCGATGCTGTCGACAGCCACGGCGTCGAGGGGCTGATGGTTTCGGGCCATGGCTGCACCTTTGCCTTGATCGACGAGGCGGCGCTGACGCATCCGATCCTCGACTACGAACAAGAGCCGCCGGCCGAGATTGCCGCGCGGATCGATCGCCGCATTCCGGATTTTGCCGAGACCTTCTCGCCGCGGCTGCCGCTCGGCTTCAACTACGGTCGCCACATGCTGTGGCTGCAGGAGGTCGATCCGGACACGTTCGCGGCGTCGAAATCGATCCTCGGCTATCCGCAATACTGGAGCTGGCGCCTTGGCGGGCGGGCGGTTTCGGAAGTGTCCTATCTCGGCTGTCACTCGCATCTATGGGCGCCGCGCAAGCGCGATTTCTCCTCGCTGGTCGACGCCCAGGGCTGGCGCGACCGGATGCCCTCCTTCGAGCGCGCCGGCGCCGTGACCGGCCAGCATTACCTTGGCGGGACGGCGCGGCCGGTTGCCATTCACAATGGCGTCCATGACTCGAATGCGGCGCTGCATGCCTATCGCCGGCAGGAGCTCGGCCCGGTCACCGTCGTTTCGACCGGCACCTGGGTCATCGTGCTCAATCCGGACTGCCCGCTCGACGTGCTCGACCGGGATCGCGACATGCTGGTCAATGTCGATGTCGATGGCGGCCCGGTGCCGACCATCCGCTTCATGGGAGGACGCGAATTCGCGACCATCAGCGCCGGCTGGCAAGGCGAGATCGGCCTGTCCTCGATCCAGCGGGTGATCGACGCCGGCATCATGGCGCTGCCGAGCTTCGCACCGGGCGGGCCGATGTCCGGCCATTCCGGCCGGCTGGTCGGGCGCACGCCCGATGCCGAAGAGCGCGCGGCGGTCGCGCTGCTCTATGTCGCGCTGATGGTCGATCTCTGCCTCGACCTCATCCATTCGAACAACACCGTGATCGTCGATGGCGGGCTGAACACAGGCGGCCTGCTCGCCGGGCTGTTGGCTGAGCTGCGTCCCGGCCAAGCTTTCCTGCAGGGTGCCACGCTGGAAGGCAGCGCCACGGGCGCGGCGGCGCTCGCCTTCGAGAGCGTCGGGCGCGAATTCGCCGCCGAGGTTCCGGAGCCGGTGCGTGCGTCGCGTTTCACTGGATTGGCCGGCTATCGCAGTGATTGGCGTGCCTTCGCCGTGGACCGTGGCATCGCCGGTGCGGCGGTGGGAGGCGCGCGATGA
- a CDS encoding DeoR/GlpR transcriptional regulator, with protein sequence MSDSGRQRQIVELLRDRPFASVRELQERLGVSAATVRRDIDRIDEAGEARKVYGGISALEGASQAEVAYARPYDENRDLAVEAKRQIAALAATMVRDGDAVIVHGGSTCFHLGVKLAERNIRLYTNSMPLAAYLSDHGHCSLTVAGGDLHREPGIIHSLSQAVPFYASKFFLGAQGLGQEGVMESHPLLVRSIIDLSLCADQIVVLADSRKLSIHARNVALPLSRIGTLVTDDGLSDTDARMLEDAGVMVRIASGAIQ encoded by the coding sequence TTGAGCGACTCCGGCCGCCAGCGTCAGATCGTCGAACTGCTGCGGGATCGCCCGTTCGCCTCGGTGCGCGAGCTGCAGGAGCGGCTCGGCGTTTCGGCCGCGACGGTCAGGCGCGACATCGACAGGATCGACGAGGCTGGTGAAGCACGGAAGGTCTATGGCGGCATCTCGGCGCTCGAAGGCGCTTCCCAGGCTGAGGTCGCCTATGCCAGGCCCTATGACGAGAACCGCGACCTTGCGGTCGAGGCCAAGCGGCAGATCGCAGCTCTCGCGGCGACCATGGTGCGCGACGGCGATGCGGTCATCGTGCATGGCGGCTCGACCTGCTTCCATCTCGGGGTCAAGCTCGCCGAGCGCAACATCCGCCTTTACACCAACTCCATGCCGCTGGCGGCCTATCTCAGCGACCACGGCCATTGCAGCCTGACAGTTGCCGGCGGCGACCTGCATCGCGAACCCGGCATCATCCATTCGCTCAGCCAGGCCGTGCCCTTCTACGCCTCGAAATTCTTTCTCGGCGCGCAAGGCCTTGGTCAGGAAGGCGTGATGGAATCGCATCCGCTGCTGGTGCGCTCCATCATCGATCTCAGCCTGTGCGCCGACCAGATCGTGGTGCTGGCCGACAGCCGCAAACTGTCGATCCATGCACGCAACGTCGCGCTGCCGCTTTCCCGCATCGGCACGCTGGTCACCGACGACGGCCTCTCCGACACCGATGCGCGCATGCTGGAAGATGCCGGCGTCATGGTGCGGATAGCCTCGGGAGCCATCCAGTGA
- a CDS encoding class II aldolase encodes MATQADAQELAALRALSASIGQSPHLTQAAGGNTSLKAGDTLWIKASGTWLKDALTDDIMVPVAMAPLLRAVEQRDRAADQPQGFTIAALNPRGLRPSIETTVHALMPQRVVLHVHCVDTISLAVQTDGAAEVARRLDGIEWAYVPYFRPGLPLARGIAEKLRPDVDVLILGNHGLVVAAETVAEAELLLRRVRSLLARPARATAAPDFAALTVLAGDSGYRLPADVEAHAVALDPESRRMAEAGSLYPDHVIFLGQGSVVAGPGETVADVIARLGTPPAAILFPGAGVLMRSDASAGADAMQRCLADVTARIDVAARLNYLTAAENDELVNWDAEQYRQKLNAAGG; translated from the coding sequence ATGGCGACCCAAGCTGATGCGCAGGAACTGGCGGCCTTGCGGGCGCTTTCGGCCAGCATCGGGCAGAGCCCGCATCTGACCCAGGCAGCAGGCGGCAACACTTCGCTGAAAGCTGGCGACACGCTGTGGATCAAGGCCTCCGGCACCTGGCTGAAGGACGCGCTCACCGACGACATCATGGTGCCGGTGGCGATGGCGCCGCTGCTCAGGGCGGTCGAACAGCGCGACCGCGCCGCCGACCAGCCGCAGGGTTTCACCATTGCGGCGCTCAACCCGCGCGGCTTGCGTCCATCGATCGAGACCACGGTACACGCCTTGATGCCGCAGCGCGTCGTCCTGCATGTCCATTGCGTCGACACCATCTCGCTTGCCGTGCAGACCGATGGCGCGGCCGAGGTCGCCAGGCGGCTCGATGGCATCGAATGGGCCTATGTGCCCTATTTCCGGCCAGGCCTGCCGCTTGCCCGAGGCATTGCCGAAAAGCTTCGGCCTGATGTCGACGTGCTGATCCTTGGCAATCACGGGCTGGTCGTCGCTGCCGAAACCGTCGCCGAGGCGGAGCTTCTGCTGCGCCGCGTCCGGTCGCTGCTGGCCCGGCCGGCGCGCGCGACCGCCGCACCCGACTTCGCGGCTTTGACGGTGCTTGCCGGCGACAGCGGTTACAGATTGCCGGCCGATGTCGAAGCGCATGCGGTCGCGCTCGACCCGGAGAGCCGCCGCATGGCGGAGGCCGGCAGCCTCTATCCGGACCATGTCATCTTCCTCGGCCAGGGCTCGGTCGTGGCGGGGCCCGGCGAGACCGTGGCCGACGTCATCGCACGACTGGGCACACCACCGGCCGCGATCCTGTTTCCCGGCGCCGGCGTGTTGATGCGCAGCGACGCCAGCGCCGGCGCCGACGCCATGCAACGCTGCCTCGCCGACGTGACGGCGCGCATCGACGTCGCGGCGCGGTTGAATTATCTCACCGCCGCCGAGAATGACGAGCTGGTCAACTGGGACGCCGAGCAGTATCGCCAGAAGCTCAACGCGGCCGGCGGCTAG
- a CDS encoding FGGY-family carbohydrate kinase produces the protein MMPLVIGIDIGTSGARAVAMRPDFSLAGHSAVPLDRFGRNGRDPTAWWQAVQAALTELLSGIDRAAVRAIAIDGTSGTLLPVDIAGRPLAEPLMYNDKVADGDILAAIAREAPAASAAHGATSGLAKALRFQSVAGTAAVLHQADWIAGNFSGRFDISDENNALKTGYDVEARRWPDWIAAAGMRMELLPRVVEPGDVTGTLAAAAAELFGLRRDVAVVAGTTDGCASFLATGAAATGDCVTALGSSLTIKILSDRPISAPRFGIYSHRLGNAWLAGGASNSGGKVLAQHFPLARIIELSAVIDPTTTTGLDYYPLSTSGERFPIADPALPPRLTPRPADDADYLKAMFEGIAAIEALGYDRLAELGAPALTSVRSVGGGAANPAWTAIRQRKLGVTFLPALSDEAAAGTARLALKGAAKAGLL, from the coding sequence ATGATGCCACTCGTCATCGGCATCGACATCGGCACTTCAGGTGCGCGCGCCGTCGCCATGCGCCCGGATTTTTCCCTAGCCGGGCATTCCGCCGTTCCGCTCGACAGATTTGGTCGCAATGGCCGCGACCCCACGGCATGGTGGCAAGCGGTTCAGGCGGCACTGACGGAGTTGCTTTCCGGCATCGACCGCGCAGCGGTCCGCGCCATCGCCATCGATGGCACGTCGGGCACACTGCTGCCGGTCGATATTGCCGGGCGGCCGCTGGCCGAGCCGCTGATGTACAACGACAAGGTCGCCGACGGCGACATCCTGGCCGCGATCGCCCGCGAGGCGCCGGCTGCAAGCGCCGCGCACGGAGCGACATCCGGCCTCGCCAAGGCGCTGCGCTTCCAGAGCGTAGCTGGCACTGCGGCGGTGCTGCACCAGGCCGACTGGATCGCCGGAAACTTCTCCGGCCGCTTCGATATCAGCGACGAGAACAATGCGCTGAAGACAGGCTATGACGTCGAGGCTCGCCGCTGGCCGGACTGGATCGCGGCGGCCGGAATGCGCATGGAACTGCTGCCGCGCGTCGTCGAGCCGGGCGATGTCACCGGCACCCTCGCCGCTGCCGCCGCGGAGCTGTTCGGCTTGCGGCGCGATGTGGCCGTTGTCGCCGGAACGACGGACGGCTGCGCCTCGTTCCTGGCGACCGGCGCCGCGGCCACCGGCGACTGCGTCACGGCGCTGGGATCCTCGCTGACCATCAAGATCCTGTCCGACCGGCCGATCTCGGCGCCGCGCTTCGGCATCTACAGCCATCGGCTCGGCAACGCCTGGCTGGCGGGCGGCGCTTCGAATTCCGGCGGCAAGGTGCTCGCCCAGCATTTTCCGCTCGCGCGCATCATCGAACTCAGCGCGGTAATCGACCCCACGACCACGACCGGCCTCGACTACTACCCGCTCAGCACTTCAGGCGAACGCTTCCCGATCGCCGATCCGGCGTTGCCGCCACGCCTCACGCCCCGGCCAGCGGACGACGCCGACTATCTGAAAGCGATGTTCGAAGGCATCGCCGCGATCGAGGCTCTTGGCTATGACAGGCTCGCCGAACTCGGCGCGCCTGCGCTGACATCGGTCAGGAGCGTCGGTGGCGGTGCGGCAAACCCGGCCTGGACGGCAATCCGGCAGCGCAAGCTCGGCGTCACCTTCCTGCCGGCACTTTCGGACGAGGCCGCCGCCGGCACGGCGCGGCTGGCGCTGAAGGGCGCGGCCAAGGCGGGGCTTCTATGA
- the ptsP gene encoding phosphoenolpyruvate--protein phosphotransferase, whose protein sequence is MERSTIVRVHEGLHARPATRFVKLAKGFESDVELVKDGKAVSAKSSVKLMLLAVKENQEVTVRANGADAIEALEALIGYLENPRAGLDDEAEAQSPANDAGQEAVPAPVPESAPAALGRTNGLRGVAASEGFAIGPAFAHFPPDIAGQGRMLQAEEIGGEIDRFRAAVRAVQARMDHALAQDSLSAGDRGIVAALRDIAADDSLTGEAEGLIKGGNDAISAVITAASTIAADFSAVDDHYLNARADDVHAVGRQICLVLLGQDDVSLENIPEGAILIADDIGAWDLARAPLKRIGGVVCGHGGATSHIAIIARSHGIPAVLGLGDQINALRIARDVALDGNGGHVIIDPDAATRADFAGRVEAAAKERAGLTVFKTVTPKLADGRIIEVAANIGSLEEIEAALEAGAMGVGLFRTELLFMRHMHLPSEDMQAETYAALAKAFAPYPVIVRTLDIGGDKPIAGIEFPDEENPFLGWRGIRMCLDRPDIFKRQLRALLRAAVLGNIKVMLPMVSDISEVTRTRALVEECAAELKAEGVPHATFDLGVMIETPAAVLIAPALAKKVAFFSIGTNDLTQYIMAADRLNPTVAKLNDVTNPAVMSAIEMTAKAGVAAGIMVGMCGEAAGRPDLIATFVKMGLTELSMSPASIQRAKKTIMAMASGD, encoded by the coding sequence ATGGAACGCTCGACCATCGTCAGAGTGCATGAAGGTTTGCACGCCCGTCCCGCGACGCGGTTCGTGAAGCTCGCCAAGGGCTTCGAATCCGATGTCGAACTGGTCAAGGACGGAAAGGCGGTCAGCGCCAAGAGTTCGGTCAAGCTGATGCTTTTGGCGGTCAAGGAAAACCAGGAAGTCACGGTGCGGGCGAACGGCGCCGATGCCATCGAGGCGCTCGAGGCGCTGATCGGCTATCTCGAGAATCCGAGGGCTGGCCTGGATGATGAAGCGGAAGCGCAGAGCCCGGCGAATGATGCCGGGCAGGAAGCGGTACCCGCGCCAGTGCCCGAATCAGCGCCGGCAGCACTTGGCCGAACAAACGGCTTGCGCGGCGTGGCCGCAAGCGAGGGTTTCGCCATTGGCCCGGCCTTTGCGCATTTCCCGCCTGATATAGCCGGACAAGGCCGCATGTTGCAGGCCGAGGAGATCGGCGGAGAGATCGACAGGTTCCGCGCTGCGGTCCGCGCGGTCCAGGCACGCATGGACCATGCGTTGGCGCAGGACAGCCTGTCGGCTGGAGACCGCGGCATCGTCGCCGCACTCCGGGACATTGCCGCCGACGACAGTCTGACTGGCGAGGCCGAGGGCCTGATCAAGGGCGGCAACGATGCGATTTCGGCGGTCATCACCGCAGCCTCCACCATCGCCGCCGATTTCAGCGCTGTCGATGACCACTATCTCAATGCGCGGGCGGACGATGTCCACGCCGTTGGGCGGCAGATTTGCCTGGTGTTGCTGGGCCAAGACGATGTCAGCCTCGAAAACATCCCCGAAGGCGCCATTCTGATCGCCGACGATATCGGCGCCTGGGATCTGGCGCGCGCGCCGCTGAAGCGCATCGGCGGCGTGGTGTGCGGCCATGGCGGCGCCACCTCGCACATCGCCATCATTGCCCGCTCGCACGGCATTCCGGCCGTGCTCGGCCTCGGCGACCAGATCAATGCCTTGCGCATCGCGCGAGACGTCGCGCTCGACGGCAATGGCGGCCATGTGATCATCGATCCCGACGCGGCGACCCGCGCCGATTTCGCCGGCCGCGTTGAAGCGGCGGCGAAGGAGCGCGCCGGCTTGACCGTCTTCAAGACGGTGACGCCGAAGCTCGCCGACGGCAGGATCATCGAGGTCGCGGCCAATATCGGCTCGCTGGAGGAGATCGAGGCAGCACTAGAGGCTGGCGCCATGGGCGTCGGCCTGTTCCGCACCGAGCTTCTGTTCATGCGCCATATGCATCTGCCCTCGGAAGACATGCAGGCCGAGACCTATGCGGCGCTGGCCAAGGCTTTTGCGCCTTATCCGGTCATCGTGCGCACGCTCGACATTGGCGGCGACAAGCCGATCGCCGGCATCGAATTTCCCGATGAGGAAAACCCCTTCCTCGGCTGGCGCGGCATTCGCATGTGTCTCGACCGGCCCGACATCTTCAAGCGTCAACTCAGGGCGCTGCTGCGGGCCGCCGTGCTCGGCAACATCAAGGTGATGCTGCCGATGGTGTCGGATATTTCCGAAGTCACGCGCACCCGCGCACTCGTTGAGGAATGTGCCGCCGAACTGAAAGCCGAAGGCGTGCCGCATGCGACGTTCGATCTCGGCGTGATGATCGAGACCCCGGCTGCCGTGCTGATCGCGCCGGCACTGGCCAAGAAGGTGGCTTTCTTCTCGATCGGCACCAATGACCTCACCCAGTACATCATGGCCGCCGACCGGCTCAACCCGACCGTGGCCAAGCTCAACGATGTCACCAATCCAGCCGTCATGTCGGCGATCGAGATGACGGCAAAAGCCGGGGTCGCCGCCGGCATCATGGTCGGCATGTGTGGTGAGGCGGCCGGCCGTCCCGACCTCATTGCGACGTTCGTGAAGATGGGGCTGACCGAGCTCTCGATGAGCCCGGCCTCGATCCAGCGCGCCAAGAAGACGATCATGGCGATGGCTTCTGGAGACTAA
- a CDS encoding TIGR01459 family HAD-type hydrolase — protein sequence MSTKTIERLDGIGPLAERYETFLLDQFGVLHDGTRPYPGAVAALSALKRAGKTVVLISNSGKRAQPNESRLIKLGFEPGSWDHFVSSGEVAWRSFSEMAATGKLRPGTKCLLISRDGDRTAIEGLPFVLTEAGEDAELVLISASEGDRYDLDHYIRLLAPAAARQVPCFCTNPDKIMLTAVGPRFGAGEIADLYETLGGSVTRIGKPYKAIFDAALEMAGNPDRGTVVCVGDSVEHDISGGNNAGIATALVLSGILADTPDLAAVFNEQQAWPDYITDSFSFR from the coding sequence ATGAGCACGAAAACAATCGAACGTCTCGATGGCATCGGGCCACTGGCGGAGCGCTACGAGACCTTCCTGCTCGACCAGTTCGGCGTTCTGCATGACGGCACGCGGCCCTATCCGGGCGCGGTGGCGGCCCTGTCGGCTCTGAAGCGCGCCGGCAAGACCGTCGTGCTGATTTCCAATTCCGGCAAGCGGGCACAACCCAATGAAAGCCGGCTCATTAAACTCGGCTTCGAGCCGGGAAGCTGGGACCATTTTGTCTCTTCCGGCGAGGTGGCGTGGCGATCCTTTAGTGAGATGGCGGCAACGGGAAAGCTGCGCCCCGGGACAAAATGCCTGCTGATCAGCCGCGACGGCGACCGCACCGCGATCGAAGGTCTGCCCTTCGTGCTGACGGAGGCCGGTGAAGACGCCGAACTGGTGCTGATCTCGGCCAGCGAGGGCGATCGCTACGACCTCGACCATTACATCAGGCTGCTTGCCCCGGCAGCGGCGCGACAGGTGCCGTGCTTCTGCACCAATCCCGACAAGATCATGCTGACGGCTGTCGGCCCCCGCTTCGGCGCCGGCGAGATCGCCGATCTCTACGAAACCCTCGGCGGCAGCGTCACCCGTATCGGCAAACCCTACAAGGCGATTTTCGACGCGGCACTGGAGATGGCGGGCAATCCAGACCGTGGCACCGTGGTCTGCGTCGGCGACAGCGTCGAGCACGACATATCAGGGGGAAACAACGCCGGCATCGCCACGGCGCTGGTTCTGAGTGGAATACTGGCGGACACACCGGATCTCGCCGCTGTTTTCAACGAACAGCAGGCCTGGCCGGACTACATCACGGACAGCTTCAGCTTCCGCTGA